In Parafrankia irregularis, one DNA window encodes the following:
- a CDS encoding CaiB/BaiF CoA transferase family protein, giving the protein MTAVMKGVRVLEVAEHTFVPAASALLADWGAEVIKIEHVERGDAMRGLASTGTSPVSGSVHVLLEHSNRHKKSLALDLTSDEGLDILYRLATTCDIFLTNKLPRVRAKLKIDVEHIRAHNPNIIYARGTGQGERGADADRGSYDFLAFWARAGIAAALMNEGDEQIRFPPAPGFGDSIGAMTIAGGLMGALFHRERTGEATIVDVSLLGAGMWSMGQGIALADQLQRPLGQPPTGRSGNPLVGTYRTGDDRFLVFSCLQAARYWPELCTLVGRPDLVTDPRFVDHAAISANTDAAFDILAEVFAQRTLEQWRETLRDFSGQWAVSQTTLEITTDPQAMDNGYLQDVQTSAGTPFRLVAAPVQYDEQPAPAGRAPDLNEHGDEILQSLGLDWDEILNLKIKGVVA; this is encoded by the coding sequence ATGACCGCAGTGATGAAAGGTGTTCGTGTCCTCGAGGTGGCGGAGCACACCTTCGTCCCCGCGGCGTCGGCGCTGCTGGCCGACTGGGGCGCCGAGGTCATCAAGATCGAGCACGTCGAGCGCGGCGACGCGATGCGCGGCCTGGCCTCGACCGGCACCAGCCCCGTCTCCGGCTCGGTCCACGTGCTGCTCGAGCACTCCAACCGGCACAAGAAGAGCCTCGCACTGGACCTGACCAGCGACGAGGGCCTCGACATCCTCTACCGCCTCGCCACGACGTGCGACATCTTCCTGACCAACAAGCTGCCCAGGGTGCGGGCGAAGCTGAAGATCGATGTGGAGCACATCCGCGCCCACAACCCGAACATCATCTACGCCCGCGGGACGGGCCAGGGCGAGCGCGGCGCGGACGCCGACCGCGGCTCGTACGACTTCCTCGCCTTCTGGGCCCGCGCCGGCATCGCAGCCGCCCTGATGAACGAGGGCGACGAGCAGATCCGCTTCCCACCGGCCCCCGGCTTCGGTGACTCGATCGGCGCGATGACCATCGCCGGCGGCCTCATGGGCGCCCTGTTCCACCGGGAGCGCACCGGGGAGGCGACGATCGTCGACGTCTCCCTGCTGGGGGCGGGCATGTGGTCGATGGGGCAGGGCATCGCACTCGCCGACCAGCTCCAGCGCCCCCTCGGGCAGCCGCCGACCGGCCGCTCCGGCAACCCGCTGGTCGGGACCTACCGGACCGGCGACGACCGGTTCCTGGTCTTCTCCTGCCTGCAGGCCGCCCGCTACTGGCCGGAGCTCTGCACGCTGGTGGGCCGCCCCGACCTGGTCACCGACCCCCGTTTCGTCGACCACGCGGCGATCAGCGCGAACACCGACGCGGCCTTCGACATCCTCGCCGAGGTGTTCGCCCAGCGGACGCTGGAGCAGTGGCGCGAGACGCTGCGCGACTTCAGCGGCCAGTGGGCGGTCTCCCAGACCACGCTGGAGATCACGACGGACCCGCAGGCGATGGACAACGGCTATCTGCAGGACGTCCAGACCTCGGCCGGCACGCCGTTCCGGCTGGTGGCGGCCCCGGTGCAGTACGACGAGCAGCCCGCGCCCGCCGGCCGCGCCCCCGACCTGAACGAGCACGGCGACGAGATCCTGCAGAGCCTCGGCCTCGACTGGGACGAGATCCTCAACCTGAAGATCAAGGGCGTCGTGGCGTAG
- a CDS encoding acyl-CoA dehydrogenase family protein, whose amino-acid sequence MEVGLSADQELLVSTTRKYLRASVPPEVLRELRDSPVGYEPDFWRTGAELGWTSLLVAEEHGGGSVSGAGLRDLALVAYEFGRHAAPGPLLTSNVVAAALSGALSAAGGEAGGDVLERICAGEAVAAWCFGEPVPHDGLGEVTTTVLAAGSDLVLSGVKAPVEHGAQADYFLVTARGADGGLAQLLVPADAPGVTVTPLRTLDLTRRFARVEFSDVRLPAAALVGDLGGASAAVERQLSIALVIQTAEMVGAMDRAFELTVAWAADRYSFGRPLASYQALKHRFADLKMWLEASHALADAAAVAVQDDDGRAAELASVAKAYIGHYGPELCQDCVQLHGGIGVTFEHDLHLYLRRTVVGSALLGTPREHRLRIASILEARGGEAGAGEAGAGESGTGEAGDGAREAAA is encoded by the coding sequence ATGGAAGTGGGACTCAGTGCTGACCAGGAGCTTCTGGTAAGCACGACCCGGAAGTACCTGCGGGCCAGCGTGCCCCCCGAGGTGCTGCGCGAGCTGCGCGACAGCCCCGTCGGCTACGAGCCGGACTTCTGGCGGACCGGCGCCGAGCTGGGCTGGACGTCGCTGCTCGTCGCCGAGGAGCACGGCGGAGGCAGCGTCAGCGGCGCGGGGCTGCGTGATCTCGCGCTGGTCGCCTACGAGTTCGGCCGCCACGCCGCCCCCGGCCCGCTGCTGACCTCCAACGTCGTCGCGGCGGCCCTGTCGGGCGCGTTGTCGGCGGCCGGCGGCGAGGCGGGCGGCGATGTGCTCGAGCGGATCTGTGCGGGGGAGGCGGTCGCGGCCTGGTGCTTCGGCGAGCCGGTGCCGCACGACGGGCTGGGCGAGGTCACCACGACGGTCCTCGCCGCCGGCTCCGACCTGGTGCTCTCCGGGGTGAAGGCGCCGGTGGAGCACGGAGCCCAGGCGGACTACTTCCTGGTCACGGCACGCGGGGCCGACGGCGGCCTGGCGCAGCTGCTCGTGCCCGCCGACGCGCCCGGCGTGACGGTGACACCGCTGCGCACGCTCGACCTGACCCGCCGGTTCGCGCGGGTGGAGTTCTCCGACGTCCGGCTGCCCGCGGCGGCACTCGTCGGTGACCTGGGCGGGGCGTCCGCGGCCGTCGAGCGGCAGCTGTCGATCGCGCTGGTCATCCAGACCGCCGAGATGGTCGGGGCGATGGACCGGGCGTTCGAGCTGACCGTCGCCTGGGCGGCGGACCGCTACTCGTTCGGCCGGCCACTGGCCTCCTACCAGGCGCTGAAGCACCGCTTCGCCGACCTGAAGATGTGGCTGGAGGCCAGCCACGCCCTCGCCGACGCCGCGGCCGTCGCCGTGCAGGACGACGACGGCCGCGCGGCGGAGCTGGCCAGCGTGGCGAAGGCGTACATCGGGCACTACGGCCCCGAGCTCTGCCAGGACTGCGTCCAGCTGCACGGTGGTATCGGTGTGACCTTCGAGCACGACCTGCACCTCTACCTGCGGCGCACCGTCGTCGGCAGCGCGCTGCTGGGCACGCCGCGCGAACATCGGCTGCGGATCGCCAGCATCCTCGAAGCACGGGGCGGCGAGGCAGGCGCCGGCGAGGCAGGCGCGGGAGAGTCAGGCACGGGTGAGGCCGGCGACGGCGCGCGGGAGGCGGCGGCGTGA
- a CDS encoding acyl-CoA dehydrogenase family protein produces MSSDEIESVEDFRLRARTWLRENMPRLEAGGGRRLVVRPDEEELAEVAEDRRLQRLLFDGGFAGLCFPKEYGGQGLTPAHAEAFNAELVGYRYPSRLQVPTMTPCAAVIAEFGTEEQKRRHLPAILRGEELWMQFLSEPGAGSDVAGAKTSAVREGDEWVLNGSKIWTTGAWWSDWGLCLARTNWDVPKHRGLTVFMLPIHQEGVEVSRIEMLDGNKEFCQEFLTDVRVPDSARIGAVDDGWTVATRWLFYERSFSSSPFALRPAGDVETFGDPGTGLLQIAEQAGRLHDPAARELVGEAHMLRTAMRELDGRLHALIATGRSSDQIAAVGRLMHGVTMGRLATIGFELAGASAVAAGDDEQAGALGTSYLLRQIGSIGGGTTEIARNVISERVLGMPRELALDRNVPYREVRTAPSSGGGAASRS; encoded by the coding sequence GTGAGCAGCGACGAGATCGAGTCGGTCGAGGACTTCCGCCTGCGGGCACGCACCTGGCTGCGGGAGAACATGCCGCGCCTCGAAGCGGGCGGCGGCCGGCGGCTCGTTGTGCGGCCCGACGAGGAGGAGCTCGCCGAGGTCGCCGAGGACCGTCGCCTGCAGCGGCTGCTCTTCGACGGCGGGTTCGCCGGGCTGTGCTTCCCGAAGGAGTACGGCGGCCAGGGGCTCACCCCCGCGCATGCCGAGGCGTTCAACGCCGAGCTCGTCGGCTACCGGTATCCGTCGCGGCTGCAGGTGCCGACCATGACGCCGTGCGCGGCGGTGATCGCGGAGTTCGGCACCGAGGAGCAGAAGCGCCGGCACCTGCCTGCGATCCTGCGCGGCGAGGAGCTGTGGATGCAGTTCCTGTCCGAGCCCGGGGCGGGGTCGGACGTCGCCGGGGCGAAGACGAGTGCCGTGCGCGAGGGCGACGAGTGGGTGCTCAACGGCTCCAAGATCTGGACGACGGGCGCCTGGTGGTCCGACTGGGGGCTGTGCCTGGCGCGCACGAACTGGGATGTGCCCAAGCACCGTGGGCTCACCGTGTTCATGCTGCCGATCCACCAGGAGGGCGTCGAGGTCTCCCGGATCGAGATGCTCGACGGCAACAAGGAGTTCTGCCAGGAGTTCCTGACCGACGTCCGGGTGCCTGACAGTGCCCGGATCGGTGCCGTCGACGACGGCTGGACGGTGGCGACCCGCTGGCTGTTCTACGAGCGGTCGTTCAGCTCGTCCCCGTTCGCGTTGCGGCCCGCCGGTGACGTGGAGACGTTCGGCGACCCGGGCACCGGCCTGCTGCAGATCGCCGAGCAGGCCGGGCGCCTGCACGACCCGGCGGCGCGCGAGCTGGTGGGGGAGGCGCACATGCTCCGGACGGCGATGCGTGAGCTCGACGGACGCCTGCACGCCCTCATCGCGACGGGCAGGTCCTCGGACCAGATCGCCGCGGTCGGCCGGCTCATGCACGGCGTCACGATGGGCCGGCTGGCGACGATCGGGTTCGAGCTGGCCGGCGCGAGCGCGGTGGCCGCCGGCGACGACGAGCAGGCCGGCGCGCTGGGGACGAGCTATCTGCTGCGCCAGATCGGCTCGATCGGCGGCGGGACCACGGAGATCGCCCGCAACGTGATCAGCGAACGGGTGCTGGGGATGCCGCGGGAGCTGGCCCTGGACCGCAACGTGCCGTACCGGGAGGTGCGCACGGCCCCCTCCTCCGGAGGCGGGGCGGCGTCCCGCTCCTGA
- a CDS encoding cytochrome P450, with amino-acid sequence MDIAAAASVFTDPRAYADDARFHAAAALLRRESPVHLVEHEKFHPFYAITKHEDVMSISRASDIWLNAPRPALGPKSKDADRENIPIRSLVQMDDPDHTVYRHVSADWFKPAGVRRLRDRIAALAKRYVDHMADLGGECDFFVDVTSHYPLYVILSLLGLPEEDFPRMLKLTQELFGADDEELARDGDKHAQMAALIDFFNYFQALIAERRKKPTDDLGSVIANAMIRDVQIGELEAAGYYTLIATAGHDTTSAALAGGLHAMLENPEQWQRLAADPSLVPTAVDEAIRWVSPVKQFMRTTTEDTVVRGVPIAAGESVLLSYPSANRDEDVFDNPNTFDVGRSPNRHVAFGFGAHYCLGTHLARLEGQALYAELRSRVRSIELAGTPEYMEALFVGGPKRVPIRYEMA; translated from the coding sequence ATGGACATCGCGGCCGCGGCCAGTGTCTTCACCGATCCACGGGCGTACGCGGATGACGCGCGGTTCCACGCGGCGGCCGCGCTGCTGCGGCGGGAGTCGCCGGTGCACCTCGTCGAGCACGAGAAGTTCCACCCGTTCTACGCGATCACCAAGCACGAGGACGTCATGTCCATCTCGCGGGCGTCCGACATCTGGCTGAACGCCCCCCGCCCGGCGCTCGGCCCCAAGTCGAAGGACGCCGACCGGGAGAACATTCCGATCCGCTCCCTGGTCCAGATGGACGACCCGGACCACACTGTCTACCGCCACGTGAGCGCGGACTGGTTCAAACCGGCCGGTGTTCGCCGGCTGCGCGACCGCATCGCGGCGCTGGCGAAGCGGTATGTCGACCACATGGCCGACCTGGGCGGTGAATGCGACTTCTTCGTCGACGTCACCTCGCACTATCCGCTTTATGTGATCCTCTCGCTGCTCGGGCTGCCCGAGGAGGACTTCCCGCGGATGCTGAAGCTCACCCAGGAGCTTTTCGGCGCCGACGACGAGGAACTCGCCCGTGACGGCGACAAGCACGCCCAGATGGCCGCGCTGATCGATTTCTTCAACTACTTCCAGGCGCTGATCGCCGAACGCCGCAAGAAGCCGACCGACGACCTCGGCTCGGTCATCGCGAACGCGATGATCCGTGATGTGCAGATCGGTGAGCTGGAAGCCGCCGGCTACTACACCCTGATCGCGACGGCGGGGCACGACACCACCAGCGCGGCGCTCGCCGGCGGGCTGCACGCCATGCTGGAGAATCCCGAGCAGTGGCAGCGTCTGGCCGCGGACCCGTCCCTGGTGCCGACCGCGGTCGACGAGGCCATCCGCTGGGTCTCGCCGGTCAAGCAGTTCATGCGCACCACCACCGAGGACACGGTGGTTCGTGGTGTGCCCATCGCCGCCGGCGAATCGGTGCTGCTCTCCTACCCCTCGGCCAACCGCGACGAGGACGTCTTCGACAACCCGAACACCTTCGACGTCGGCCGGTCCCCGAACCGCCACGTCGCCTTCGGTTTCGGCGCGCACTACTGCCTGGGCACCCACCTGGCCCGGCTGGAGGGCCAGGCGCTCTACGCCGAGCTGAGATCGCGGGTGCGCTCGATCGAGCTCGCCGGGACGCCGGAATACATGGAGGCGTTGTTCGTCGGCGGCCCGAAGCGTGTTCCCATCCGCTACGAGATGGCCTGA
- a CDS encoding nuclear transport factor 2 family protein: MSEIAENMAACIDELAVQSVLARYCHRCDDGDFAGLVDLFTPDGVFTYGDRTAHGRAELLAFFQGTQGRPDQRGKHLTFNLDVRPDGDTARSVSDYVFLRTSAHGPVLRLAGRYHDELRRVDGQWRIARRDVINLEVP; the protein is encoded by the coding sequence ATGAGCGAGATCGCGGAGAACATGGCGGCCTGTATCGACGAGCTCGCGGTCCAGTCGGTGCTGGCCCGCTACTGCCACCGCTGCGACGACGGCGACTTCGCCGGCCTCGTCGACCTGTTCACCCCGGACGGCGTCTTCACCTACGGCGACCGGACGGCGCACGGCCGCGCCGAGCTGCTCGCGTTCTTCCAGGGCACCCAGGGGCGGCCCGACCAGCGCGGCAAACACCTGACGTTCAACCTGGACGTCCGCCCGGACGGAGACACCGCCCGCAGCGTCTCGGACTACGTCTTCCTGCGCACCAGCGCGCACGGCCCGGTCCTCAGGCTCGCCGGGCGGTACCACGACGAGCTGCGCCGGGTCGACGGCCAGTGGCGCATCGCCCGGCGAGACGTGATCAACCTGGAGGTGCCCTGA
- a CDS encoding nuclear transport factor 2 family protein has product MLPSPADQVAIGDLLARYCLTLDLDDVDGWVALFTEDASYQVYGRSFDGHAGLRKMMGAAPGGLHLGGPPVIEMDGADTAHTRRNLLFVDRTDGVSRSAVYTDELVRTPEGWRIRNTRCRFITADGLADRPAR; this is encoded by the coding sequence ATGCTTCCCTCTCCGGCGGACCAGGTGGCCATCGGCGACCTGCTGGCCAGGTACTGCCTGACCCTCGACCTCGACGACGTCGACGGCTGGGTCGCGCTGTTCACCGAGGACGCCAGCTACCAGGTGTACGGGCGTTCCTTCGACGGCCACGCGGGGCTGCGCAAGATGATGGGCGCGGCACCGGGCGGGCTGCACCTCGGCGGCCCGCCCGTCATCGAGATGGACGGTGCCGACACCGCGCACACCCGGCGCAACCTGCTGTTCGTCGACCGCACCGACGGCGTCTCCCGCAGCGCGGTGTACACCGACGAGCTCGTGCGCACGCCCGAGGGCTGGCGGATCAGGAACACCCGATGCCGCTTCATCACCGCGGACGGCCTCGCCGACCGGCCAGCCCGCTGA
- a CDS encoding LLM class flavin-dependent oxidoreductase: protein MRLSPAQLVERAQAAEAAGFDGIAGMDHMAPPLAEGQPMFSASVTNTWLAAHTTRLTVGSLVLCDVFRNPALLAQESVSLDHLSRGRYELGLGTGSVPREITSYGLALPEGRLRVRRLRETLEILRALWTGEPVDYDGEFFQLRGARQAPTPLGSIPIQIGGAGPKTMELVAAHADWWNVHIGILDKLDEMRPRAGRARVSIQERVAFVPSEDQRAAVAELARRRFGRTGVVVGDAEQLVEHFGTLSERGIERSYTWFCDFAQPETLAAFGESVIAKVR from the coding sequence ATGCGGTTAAGTCCCGCGCAGCTGGTCGAACGCGCCCAGGCGGCCGAAGCCGCCGGCTTCGACGGCATCGCCGGGATGGACCACATGGCGCCACCGCTCGCGGAGGGCCAGCCGATGTTCTCCGCGTCCGTCACGAACACCTGGCTGGCGGCACACACGACCCGGCTGACCGTCGGATCGCTGGTGCTGTGCGACGTCTTCCGCAACCCGGCGCTGCTCGCCCAGGAGTCCGTGTCACTCGACCACCTCTCACGCGGGCGTTACGAACTCGGCCTCGGGACGGGCTCGGTTCCCCGCGAGATCACCTCCTACGGCCTGGCGCTGCCCGAGGGCCGGCTGCGGGTGCGGCGGCTGCGCGAGACGCTGGAGATCCTGCGGGCGCTGTGGACCGGTGAACCGGTCGACTACGACGGGGAGTTCTTCCAGCTGCGCGGTGCCCGGCAGGCGCCGACGCCGCTGGGAAGCATCCCGATCCAGATCGGGGGCGCCGGCCCGAAGACGATGGAGCTGGTCGCCGCGCACGCGGACTGGTGGAACGTCCACATCGGGATCCTCGACAAGCTCGACGAGATGCGCCCACGCGCCGGGCGGGCCCGGGTGTCGATCCAGGAGCGGGTCGCCTTCGTCCCGTCGGAGGACCAGCGCGCGGCGGTGGCGGAGCTGGCGCGGCGGCGCTTCGGCCGGACCGGTGTGGTCGTGGGCGACGCAGAGCAGCTCGTCGAGCATTTCGGCACGCTTTCCGAACGCGGGATCGAGCGCTCCTACACCTGGTTCTGCGACTTCGCGCAGCCGGAGACACTCGCCGCGTTCGGCGAGTCGGTCATCGCGAAGGTGCGCTGA
- a CDS encoding MaoC/PaaZ C-terminal domain-containing protein, translating into MNLDAIGTVAGPVERSWSARDTMLYAVGVGAGYPDPGEELAFTTENSAGVEPRVLPTFALLFTAEGPLDLGVVGPHDPGMVVHGEQRIEWFGPLRPDGRVLLTGRIVDILDKRSGALVVTETTASDPESGTAVVRTRTGVFIRGAGGFGTRTTAAVPAAPAVPVTPDAPPGRAPDHSVTYQTLPNQALLYRLSGDRNPLHSDPVFAAGRGYDRPILHGLCTYGFTCRALLRTLCGSDSSRLRSMYGRFSRPVLPGQALTIDIWVDGPDADGGPATSATFRTSADGMPVLERGRCTFTAAGA; encoded by the coding sequence GTGAACCTCGACGCGATCGGAACAGTCGCCGGCCCGGTGGAACGGAGCTGGTCCGCCAGGGACACCATGCTCTACGCGGTCGGTGTGGGCGCCGGGTACCCCGACCCCGGCGAGGAGCTCGCGTTCACCACGGAGAACTCCGCCGGCGTGGAACCGCGGGTGCTGCCGACCTTCGCGCTGCTGTTCACCGCGGAGGGCCCGCTGGACCTGGGCGTGGTCGGGCCGCACGACCCGGGAATGGTCGTGCACGGCGAACAGCGCATCGAGTGGTTCGGGCCGCTGCGACCGGACGGGCGGGTGCTGCTCACCGGGCGGATCGTCGACATCCTCGACAAGCGGTCCGGCGCCCTCGTGGTGACCGAGACGACGGCCAGTGATCCCGAGTCGGGCACCGCCGTCGTGCGCACCCGCACCGGGGTCTTCATCCGCGGCGCCGGCGGCTTCGGCACCCGGACGACCGCCGCGGTGCCGGCCGCACCGGCTGTGCCTGTCACGCCGGATGCGCCGCCCGGGCGGGCGCCGGATCACTCGGTGACCTACCAGACCCTGCCCAACCAGGCCCTGCTCTACCGGCTCTCGGGTGACCGCAACCCGCTGCACTCCGATCCGGTGTTCGCGGCCGGCCGCGGCTACGACCGGCCCATCCTGCACGGCCTGTGCACCTACGGATTCACCTGCCGGGCTCTGCTGCGCACGCTCTGCGGCTCCGACTCGAGCCGGCTCCGCTCCATGTACGGCCGCTTCAGCCGGCCCGTCCTCCCCGGCCAGGCGCTCACGATCGACATCTGGGTCGACGGCCCCGATGCCGACGGCGGCCCGGCCACCTCGGCCACCTTCCGGACCAGCGCGGACGGAATGCCCGTCCTGGAGCGCGGCCGGTGCACGTTCACCGCGGCCGGCGCATGA
- a CDS encoding PaaI family thioesterase, translated as MHVHRGRRMTAPGLTGAEATAPRSSALADLGILIEEQGSVLKATMPAVANLAVPGTTAMRICALCALADTQLGLLAVRELGPRVPVTLALDVHLFQPVPVSLPPARAEGPAGAAGSVGAAGPVSMVHATGRVVKAGRAVLVTAIEFADDTGRPLGVGTALFMVAPDPMLLMPPGMRPLDLFATTSGELAQPYAQRLGCRRVGAGVASLPFTDDVVNASGTLNGGILPLAVEEAVLSAAPGSYLTSLSLQYLRPVRRGPAVARAEVRGDVGTVEVHDAGTDALAVVATARTSPAHTVTRTSADAAGASAPAPEQRSRG; from the coding sequence GTGCACGTTCACCGCGGCCGGCGCATGACGGCGCCCGGCCTGACCGGAGCCGAGGCGACGGCTCCGCGCTCGTCGGCACTGGCGGACCTCGGGATCCTGATAGAGGAGCAGGGCTCGGTCCTGAAGGCGACCATGCCCGCGGTGGCGAACCTGGCGGTGCCCGGTACCACCGCGATGCGGATCTGCGCGCTCTGCGCGCTGGCCGACACCCAGCTGGGCCTGCTGGCGGTGCGCGAGCTCGGGCCCCGCGTCCCGGTGACGCTCGCACTTGACGTCCACCTGTTCCAGCCGGTGCCGGTCTCACTGCCGCCAGCGCGTGCCGAGGGGCCGGCGGGCGCGGCGGGGTCGGTGGGCGCGGCGGGGCCGGTGAGCATGGTGCACGCGACCGGCCGGGTGGTGAAGGCCGGGCGGGCCGTGCTCGTGACCGCCATCGAGTTCGCCGACGACACCGGCCGTCCCCTGGGCGTCGGGACGGCGCTGTTCATGGTCGCGCCGGACCCGATGCTGCTGATGCCGCCGGGCATGCGCCCCCTCGACCTGTTCGCCACGACGAGTGGGGAGCTGGCACAGCCGTACGCTCAGCGGCTTGGCTGCCGGCGGGTCGGGGCGGGGGTGGCGTCCCTGCCGTTCACCGACGACGTCGTGAACGCCTCGGGGACGCTCAACGGCGGCATCCTGCCGCTCGCCGTCGAGGAGGCGGTGCTGTCAGCGGCACCCGGGTCGTATCTGACCTCGCTGAGCCTGCAGTACCTTCGCCCGGTGCGCCGCGGCCCGGCGGTGGCGCGGGCCGAGGTCCGCGGCGACGTCGGCACCGTCGAGGTGCACGACGCCGGCACCGACGCGCTCGCGGTCGTAGCGACGGCCCGGACGTCGCCCGCCCACACCGTCACGCGAACCTCCGCGGACGCGGCCGGTGCCTCCGCGCCGGCGCCCGAACAACGATCTCGCGGGTAG
- a CDS encoding ABC transporter ATP-binding protein, whose translation MSTRLECTDLSGGRGSATAFRNVDLTVEEGSVLALLGPNGAGKTTLLLTLAGLLPAQGGTISVDGTRLRNGRPAAANAAGVVLVPDNRALFTTLTVEENIRVAARRNGPKPKSLLETFPALEKRWNLPAGALSGGEQQMLVMARALVQQPRVLLIDELSMGLAPLIVEDLFKTVSAIAADHKCAVILVEQHVNLALEVADSAAVLNRGRIVLRGAAEELAASPELLEGAYLGIHQEEVAGASAS comes from the coding sequence GTGAGCACCCGGCTGGAATGCACCGACCTCAGCGGCGGCCGCGGCAGCGCCACCGCGTTCCGCAACGTCGATCTCACCGTCGAGGAAGGCAGCGTGCTGGCCCTGCTAGGGCCGAACGGCGCCGGCAAGACCACGCTGCTGCTGACCCTGGCCGGCCTGCTGCCGGCCCAGGGCGGCACCATCAGCGTGGACGGCACCCGGCTGCGCAACGGCCGGCCCGCCGCCGCGAACGCGGCCGGCGTGGTTCTCGTCCCCGACAACCGCGCTCTGTTCACCACCCTGACCGTCGAGGAGAACATCCGGGTCGCGGCCCGGCGCAACGGCCCGAAGCCGAAGAGCCTTCTCGAGACCTTCCCGGCGCTCGAGAAGCGGTGGAACCTGCCCGCGGGGGCCCTCTCCGGCGGTGAGCAGCAGATGCTGGTGATGGCGCGAGCCCTGGTCCAGCAACCCCGGGTGCTGCTCATCGACGAACTCAGCATGGGTCTCGCGCCCCTGATCGTCGAGGATCTGTTCAAGACCGTCAGCGCCATCGCCGCCGACCACAAATGCGCGGTGATCCTGGTCGAGCAGCACGTCAACCTGGCCCTCGAGGTCGCCGACAGCGCCGCCGTGCTCAACCGCGGCCGCATCGTGCTGCGGGGGGCGGCCGAGGAACTGGCCGCCTCCCCCGAGCTCCTGGAAGGCGCCTACCTCGGCATCCACCAGGAGGAGGTCGCGGGAGCCTCCGCGTCCTGA